In Gordonia phthalatica, one genomic interval encodes:
- a CDS encoding YhgE/Pip domain-containing protein encodes MLAGMSLGTELKRYSKGAMPRIAILTVILMPLLYGAMYLWVFWNPFDEVAKVPVALVNQDQPVEANGKTLNAGQQVRDELLSSGELDLHAVDSREAADGLASGKYYFTISIPKDFSSSIASALTPDPHKAKIQFTFNDANNYLAGVIGQSAAAQVTQALNDNIGGQAVDQVLVGLTTAGDGLHKAADGSAQLADGLKKADDGAQQLASGSKELATNMVTARDGSAQLADGTAQLASGINSAVVPLKSMLNNVQASGLKPSQYAADAAKLSSDLSDVLGVIGAAGAGQSQAAQSVSQVIAGLRRSNDPNARALANALAPVQDFLQTQGVNPSTTAEVNRLAKQSDALSAQLGDKNSPLRSTLVMLENGQLASKVGELQDGANQLQTGAAQLHSGLVQLTDGSERLATGAGELAQGTPQLSAGAEELATGLADGVKQLPNFGSDKQRQATATNLSQPVELSSFTHNKAPTFGTGFAPFFLPLAMFIGAIIIWMMLKPLQSRAVINGLGGLRSVLASYWPAVLLAVAQVVVMFCVAHFAVGLDAVHPLGMLGFMLLVSGTFVALIQMFNAVLGVAVGRVVSLAFLMVQIVASGGIYPVETTAKPAQWFHPYDPMSYAVTGLRQLISGGVDSRLWIAVAVLAGISAVCLAISSWAARRNRQYTMVQLFPPIEV; translated from the coding sequence ATGCTGGCGGGAATGTCGCTCGGCACCGAGCTGAAACGCTATTCGAAGGGTGCGATGCCGCGCATCGCGATCCTCACCGTGATCCTGATGCCGCTGCTCTACGGCGCCATGTACCTGTGGGTGTTCTGGAATCCGTTCGACGAGGTCGCCAAGGTGCCCGTCGCGTTGGTGAACCAGGACCAGCCGGTGGAGGCCAACGGGAAGACGCTGAACGCCGGACAGCAGGTCCGCGATGAGTTGCTGAGCTCGGGTGAACTCGACCTGCACGCAGTCGACTCGCGTGAGGCCGCGGACGGTCTCGCGAGTGGGAAGTACTACTTCACGATCTCGATCCCCAAGGACTTCTCGTCGTCGATCGCGTCGGCGCTCACCCCGGATCCGCACAAGGCGAAGATCCAGTTCACGTTCAACGACGCGAACAACTACCTGGCCGGGGTCATCGGCCAGAGCGCCGCCGCGCAGGTGACGCAGGCGCTGAACGACAACATCGGCGGTCAGGCCGTCGATCAGGTCCTGGTGGGCCTCACCACCGCCGGCGACGGTCTGCACAAGGCCGCCGACGGATCCGCGCAGTTGGCCGACGGGCTGAAGAAGGCCGACGATGGCGCCCAGCAACTCGCTTCGGGCTCCAAGGAGCTCGCGACCAACATGGTCACCGCGCGCGACGGTTCGGCCCAGCTCGCCGACGGCACCGCGCAGCTGGCGAGCGGGATCAACTCGGCCGTCGTCCCGCTCAAGAGCATGCTGAACAACGTGCAGGCGTCGGGCCTCAAGCCGTCGCAGTACGCCGCCGACGCCGCCAAGCTCTCGTCCGACCTCTCCGACGTCCTCGGCGTCATCGGTGCCGCCGGCGCCGGGCAGTCGCAGGCCGCGCAGTCGGTGTCGCAGGTGATCGCAGGCCTCCGACGCAGCAACGATCCCAACGCGCGGGCGCTGGCCAACGCTCTCGCACCCGTTCAGGACTTCCTGCAGACGCAGGGGGTGAACCCGTCGACCACCGCCGAGGTGAACCGACTGGCCAAGCAGTCCGACGCGCTGTCGGCGCAGCTCGGCGACAAGAACTCGCCGCTCCGGTCCACGCTCGTCATGCTCGAGAACGGTCAACTCGCCAGTAAGGTCGGCGAACTCCAGGACGGAGCCAACCAGCTGCAGACCGGTGCGGCGCAACTGCACAGCGGTCTGGTCCAGCTCACCGACGGCAGCGAGCGCCTCGCGACCGGCGCAGGCGAGCTCGCCCAGGGCACCCCGCAGCTGTCGGCCGGGGCCGAGGAGCTGGCCACCGGGCTGGCCGACGGCGTGAAGCAGCTACCGAACTTCGGCAGCGACAAGCAGCGGCAGGCCACCGCGACCAACCTGTCGCAGCCCGTCGAACTGAGCTCGTTCACCCACAACAAGGCGCCGACCTTCGGTACCGGTTTCGCGCCCTTCTTCCTGCCGCTCGCGATGTTCATCGGCGCCATCATCATCTGGATGATGCTGAAGCCACTGCAGTCGCGCGCGGTGATCAACGGTCTCGGCGGCCTGCGCTCGGTGCTGGCGTCGTACTGGCCGGCCGTGCTGCTGGCCGTCGCGCAGGTGGTCGTGATGTTCTGCGTCGCGCACTTCGCCGTCGGCCTGGATGCGGTGCATCCGCTCGGCATGCTCGGGTTCATGCTGTTGGTATCCGGCACTTTCGTGGCGTTGATACAGATGTTCAACGCGGTGTTGGGGGTGGCCGTCGGCAGAGTGGTGTCCCTGGCCTTCCTCATGGTCCAGATCGTCGCGTCGGGTGGCATCTATCCGGTGGAGACGACGGCGAAACCCGCACAGTGGTTCCACCCGTACGATCCGATGAGTTACGCGGTCACCGGTCTGCGACAACTGATCAGCGGCGGCGTCGACTCGCGCCTGTGGATCGCCGTCGCGGTGCTCGCCGGAATCTCCGCGGTCTGCCTCGCGATCAGCTCGTGGGCGGCCCGACGGAACCGGCAGTACACGATGGTCCAGCTGTTCCCGCCCATCGAGGTGTGA
- a CDS encoding RidA family protein, with translation MTTSVSPQHPYSPAFRAGDTVYVSGALSVDSDYQPVDGRDEALDAAIVRMTERLATAGAALNDVVKLTYYVTDLSLREEANRQYERLFAVPRPARTFLEVKALPYGATVEIDAIAHVGLDK, from the coding sequence GTGACGACGAGCGTCTCGCCCCAGCACCCGTACAGCCCGGCCTTCCGCGCCGGCGACACCGTCTATGTCTCGGGCGCCCTGTCCGTCGATTCCGACTACCAGCCCGTCGACGGCCGCGACGAAGCGCTCGACGCGGCCATCGTCCGCATGACCGAACGCCTGGCCACGGCCGGAGCGGCACTGAACGACGTGGTTAAACTGACGTACTACGTGACTGACCTCTCACTTCGCGAGGAGGCCAACCGCCAGTACGAGCGACTCTTCGCAGTCCCCCGCCCGGCACGGACCTTCCTCGAAGTGAAGGCGCTTCCGTACGGCGCCACCGTGGAGATCGATGCGATCGCCCACGTCGGCCTCGACAAGTAA
- a CDS encoding MarR family winged helix-turn-helix transcriptional regulator, producing the protein MKASNDQDAVDDIIGQWGQERPEMDVSALHVFGRLHRAYLLYQSSLSSLFSEYDLNMASFDVLASLRRNGAPYRMTSGELAKTMLVTTGGVTLRVDRLEKAGLVERKRDPDDRRIVYVCLTTSGLSLIDQTASAHFSNELRLLQDLDENDQRQLADLLRRLENSIIDAETDHEAHSA; encoded by the coding sequence ATGAAGGCGAGCAACGATCAGGACGCCGTCGACGACATCATCGGACAGTGGGGGCAGGAACGTCCGGAGATGGACGTCTCGGCTCTCCATGTGTTCGGCCGACTCCACCGCGCCTACCTCCTCTATCAGTCGTCACTGTCGTCGCTCTTCTCCGAGTACGACCTCAACATGGCATCCTTCGACGTCCTCGCGTCGCTGCGTCGCAACGGCGCCCCGTATCGAATGACGTCGGGCGAGCTCGCCAAGACGATGCTGGTCACCACCGGCGGCGTCACCCTGCGCGTCGACCGACTGGAGAAGGCCGGCCTGGTGGAGCGCAAGCGCGACCCGGACGACCGCCGGATCGTCTACGTCTGCCTCACCACCAGCGGTTTGAGCCTGATCGATCAGACCGCGAGCGCGCACTTCTCCAATGAGTTGCGCCTGCTGCAGGACCTTGACGAGAACGACCAGCGGCAGCTGGCGGATCTGCTCCGTCGGCTGGAGAACTCGATCATCGACGCCGAGACCGATCACGAGGCACACTCGGCCTGA
- a CDS encoding aromatic ring-hydroxylating oxygenase subunit alpha, translated as MARVYKPGALSADEIFATGLRDQWHAVCPSSWVERGAIRKLKRLGEDWVLYRQSDGTVRMLADRCPHRGAPLSHGMHLGDRIACKYHGVQVDGEGTVLSVPGMPGCNLEGKKLVRALPVQEVGGAILAWFGLDTETEPTPLVVPDPLADEGVSEFLCYTEWKAPWRFAVENLLDPMHGAFLHHESHSMFGGEQSARFRIRETDRGFFFEKTNQRGVNFDWVEFSRSGVDWVDLEIPYPATAGPGGPFGIVGMATPIDEGTTSIFFWRYRRVVGWERDVWRFLYRTTLEERHWAVLQQDRAMLEGMAPDADQAENLYQHDLGVIRLRRMYRAQAEEQAKALAEA; from the coding sequence ATGGCACGCGTCTACAAGCCGGGAGCTCTCTCGGCCGACGAGATTTTCGCAACCGGTCTCCGCGATCAGTGGCACGCCGTCTGCCCGTCGAGCTGGGTGGAGCGCGGCGCCATCCGCAAGCTCAAGCGTCTCGGTGAGGACTGGGTCCTGTACCGCCAGTCCGACGGCACCGTCCGCATGCTGGCCGACCGCTGCCCGCACCGCGGTGCTCCGCTGTCGCACGGCATGCACCTCGGCGATCGCATCGCCTGCAAGTACCACGGCGTCCAGGTCGACGGCGAGGGCACGGTCCTGTCGGTCCCCGGCATGCCCGGCTGCAATCTCGAGGGCAAGAAACTCGTCCGCGCCCTGCCGGTGCAGGAGGTCGGCGGCGCGATCCTGGCGTGGTTCGGCCTCGACACCGAGACCGAACCCACCCCTCTCGTCGTCCCCGACCCCCTCGCGGACGAAGGCGTCTCGGAGTTCCTCTGCTACACCGAATGGAAGGCCCCGTGGCGCTTCGCCGTGGAGAACCTCCTGGACCCGATGCACGGCGCGTTCCTGCACCACGAATCGCACTCGATGTTCGGCGGAGAGCAGTCGGCGCGCTTCCGCATCCGGGAGACCGACCGCGGCTTCTTCTTCGAGAAGACCAATCAGCGCGGCGTCAACTTCGACTGGGTGGAGTTCAGCCGCAGCGGTGTCGACTGGGTGGATCTGGAGATCCCGTACCCGGCCACCGCCGGCCCCGGCGGCCCGTTCGGCATCGTCGGCATGGCGACGCCGATCGACGAGGGCACCACGTCGATCTTCTTCTGGCGGTACCGCCGCGTGGTCGGCTGGGAGCGCGACGTGTGGCGCTTCCTCTACCGGACCACGCTGGAGGAGCGGCACTGGGCCGTGCTCCAACAGGACCGCGCCATGCTCGAGGGCATGGCTCCCGACGCGGACCAGGCGGAGAACCTGTACCAGCACGATCTGGGCGTGATCCGACTGCGCCGCATGTACCGTGCCCAGGCGGAGGAGCAGGCCAAGGCGCTCGCCGAGGCCTGA
- a CDS encoding recombinase-like helix-turn-helix domain-containing protein, whose translation MSLYMVPIQTRTGDPTPYERQLATAIEGVFGEGEHSLEGLVEGLNSAGVFAPDGKTWTAESFTTEIARLGDQ comes from the coding sequence ATGAGTCTGTACATGGTGCCGATCCAAACGCGGACCGGCGATCCCACTCCCTACGAGCGTCAGCTCGCAACCGCCATTGAGGGGGTGTTCGGCGAGGGTGAACACAGCCTGGAAGGCCTCGTCGAGGGCCTCAACTCCGCCGGCGTCTTCGCGCCCGACGGCAAGACGTGGACCGCCGAGTCCTTCACCACCGAAATCGCACGATTGGGGGACCAGTAA
- a CDS encoding PDR/VanB family oxidoreductase has translation MSLEAGPVNLETGTYELVVREMRWEADGVIAVRLEESTGATLPAWQPGAHIDIHLGKGIVRQYSLCGDPTDRTSYRIAVLRDPSTRGGSKYVHETLRPGHLVSVSLPRNNFEFLDAAKYVFIAGGIGITPMLPMISAAQRSGADWELHYGGRSRDTMAFLADLAAYGDHVSVVSEDKEGVIDLKALLGTPRPDTLVYTCGPEGLLNAVEGTCDAWDREAVRLERFKPKTRAENEEEPADSPISVRCETSGVTVEVGPDIPILDALENAGVDVPNSCREGMCGSCETRVLCGMPDHRDYVLSSAEQESGETMMICVSRAKTAELVLDL, from the coding sequence ATGAGCCTCGAAGCAGGACCCGTGAACCTCGAAACCGGAACCTACGAACTGGTGGTCCGGGAGATGCGTTGGGAGGCCGACGGTGTGATCGCCGTTCGCCTCGAGGAGTCGACCGGCGCCACGCTGCCCGCGTGGCAGCCGGGCGCGCACATCGACATCCACCTCGGCAAGGGGATCGTCCGCCAGTACTCGCTGTGCGGCGACCCGACCGACCGGACGTCGTACCGCATCGCGGTGCTGCGCGACCCGTCGACCCGCGGCGGATCGAAGTACGTCCATGAGACCCTTCGGCCCGGACACCTGGTGTCGGTGAGCCTGCCTCGGAACAACTTCGAGTTCCTCGACGCCGCCAAGTACGTGTTCATCGCCGGCGGCATCGGCATCACGCCGATGCTCCCGATGATCTCGGCCGCACAGCGCTCCGGCGCCGACTGGGAGCTGCACTACGGCGGTCGCAGTCGCGACACCATGGCCTTCCTCGCCGACCTCGCCGCCTACGGCGACCACGTGTCGGTGGTCAGTGAGGACAAGGAGGGCGTCATCGACCTGAAGGCGCTCCTCGGCACTCCCCGCCCGGACACGCTGGTCTACACCTGCGGTCCCGAGGGGCTGCTGAACGCCGTCGAAGGAACCTGCGACGCGTGGGACCGCGAGGCCGTCCGCCTGGAGCGCTTCAAGCCCAAGACCCGCGCCGAGAACGAGGAGGAGCCGGCCGATTCGCCGATCTCCGTCCGCTGCGAGACCTCCGGCGTCACCGTCGAAGTGGGTCCCGACATCCCGATCCTCGACGCCCTGGAGAACGCGGGCGTCGACGTGCCGAACTCGTGCCGCGAAGGCATGTGCGGCAGCTGTGAGACCCGCGTGCTCTGCGGCATGCCCGATCACCGCGACTACGTCCTCTCCTCCGCGGAGCAGGAGTCAGGCGAAACCATGATGATCTGCGTTTCGCGAGCCAAAACAGCCGAATTAGTACTGGACCTCTAG
- a CDS encoding thiamine pyrophosphate-binding protein has protein sequence MNQKSQANGGDLLVEVLREAGVDTVFGIVSVHNLPLVEAVAKHLRFVPVRHEAGAVNAADGYARATGGLGCALTSTGTGAGNAAGSLVESLAADTSVLHITGQVQVQYLGSGRGFIHETKDQLGMLEAVSAHAATITDAASAGEILRDGVRRALTPRGGPVSIEWPIDLQYAAQDVLPATNPPAVELPTPSETDLDAIRAAIAAARRPVIWAGGGAGRAGKQLTELIERWGVPLLTSNSGRGAVDENHRLCIGNYGATPGGRELLADADLLVSLGTHFRSNETGDYSIPVPAQHVQVDLDPAAPGRVFDATVSVVADVDAVLGALLATVEFDGQVDPEWTQRATDTRNAVRATQREGLGDHALLCDAVRRAFPASSPVARDVTIASSSWGNRLLPFSDPRTNIFPRGGGIGQGLGMAIGAALADETHPTLGIAGDGGLAVHLGELLTVAQEKPWLVLMVFNDAGYGVLRNMQAATGPTYAVDLATPDFQQLSAAIGLDYLRIGSIADADEVLAAAVAKQGPVVVEVDLASFGPMPKPFTPPVSVPK, from the coding sequence ATGAACCAGAAGTCACAGGCCAACGGCGGCGATCTGCTCGTCGAGGTCCTACGCGAAGCCGGTGTCGACACGGTCTTCGGCATCGTCAGCGTCCACAACCTGCCCCTCGTCGAGGCCGTCGCCAAGCACCTGCGGTTCGTCCCCGTGCGGCACGAGGCTGGCGCGGTCAACGCCGCCGACGGCTACGCGCGCGCGACCGGCGGGCTGGGCTGCGCACTGACCAGCACCGGCACCGGTGCGGGCAACGCCGCCGGATCGCTCGTCGAGTCGCTGGCCGCCGACACCTCCGTCCTGCACATCACCGGCCAGGTCCAGGTGCAGTACCTCGGTTCCGGGCGCGGCTTCATCCATGAGACCAAGGACCAGCTGGGCATGCTCGAGGCCGTCTCGGCGCACGCCGCGACGATCACCGACGCGGCGTCGGCGGGGGAGATCCTGCGCGACGGCGTCCGCCGGGCGCTGACCCCGCGCGGCGGCCCGGTCTCCATCGAATGGCCGATCGACCTGCAGTACGCCGCGCAGGACGTGTTGCCGGCGACGAACCCGCCGGCCGTCGAACTCCCGACTCCCTCCGAAACCGACCTGGACGCGATCCGCGCGGCGATCGCCGCGGCGCGTCGCCCGGTGATCTGGGCGGGCGGCGGCGCCGGGCGTGCGGGCAAGCAGCTCACCGAGCTCATCGAACGGTGGGGCGTCCCGCTGCTGACCAGCAACTCCGGTCGCGGCGCCGTCGACGAGAACCATCGCCTCTGCATCGGCAACTACGGCGCCACCCCCGGCGGTCGGGAACTGCTCGCCGACGCCGACCTGCTGGTCTCCCTCGGCACCCACTTCCGCAGCAACGAGACCGGTGACTACTCGATCCCGGTGCCCGCCCAGCACGTCCAGGTGGACCTGGACCCCGCGGCTCCCGGCCGGGTGTTCGACGCGACCGTCTCTGTGGTCGCCGACGTCGACGCCGTCCTGGGTGCGCTGCTGGCGACCGTCGAGTTCGACGGCCAGGTGGATCCGGAGTGGACCCAGCGCGCCACCGACACCCGCAACGCCGTCCGCGCCACGCAGCGTGAGGGCCTCGGCGATCACGCACTGCTGTGCGACGCGGTGCGCCGGGCGTTCCCCGCCTCGTCGCCCGTCGCGCGCGACGTGACCATCGCGTCGAGCTCGTGGGGCAACCGACTGCTGCCGTTCTCCGATCCGCGGACCAACATCTTCCCGCGCGGCGGCGGCATCGGTCAGGGCCTGGGCATGGCGATCGGCGCCGCCCTTGCCGACGAGACGCATCCGACGCTCGGCATCGCCGGCGACGGCGGCTTGGCCGTCCACCTGGGTGAACTCTTGACGGTTGCCCAGGAGAAGCCCTGGCTGGTCCTGATGGTCTTCAACGACGCAGGCTACGGCGTGCTCCGCAACATGCAGGCCGCCACCGGCCCCACCTACGCCGTCGACCTCGCGACGCCGGACTTCCAGCAGCTCAGCGCCGCGATCGGTCTCGACTACCTGCGCATCGGCAGCATCGCCGACGCCGACGAGGTGCTGGCCGCCGCCGTCGCCAAGCAGGGGCCCGTCGTGGTCGAGGTGGACCTCGCGTCGTTCGGTCCCATGCCGAAGCCGTTCACCCCGCCGGTGTCCGTGCCGAAGTAG
- a CDS encoding SDR family oxidoreductase, translating to MDLHLSGRTYVVTGGSSGVGLATVAELLAEGANVATCARDADRLAAAISDVAPDTGERVLAVAADVRSRTDVDALISGAVDRFGGLDGLVNNAGGSRMAPLWETSMDDWHDEFDLKFAGVLNTIDAAREHLGRSDAASIVNINAVLARQPETRLIATSAARAGLLNLSKSLSFELAPRVRVNSVLLGLIDTGQWQRRYAASEDPRPFAEWEHDIVTDRGVALGRFGRADEVAGIVAMLLSPRSSYVTGTTVEVAGGVSRYV from the coding sequence ATGGACCTCCACCTCTCCGGCCGCACCTACGTCGTCACCGGCGGCAGTTCGGGCGTCGGCCTGGCGACCGTCGCCGAACTGCTGGCCGAAGGCGCCAACGTCGCGACCTGTGCGCGCGATGCCGACCGGCTGGCGGCCGCGATCTCCGACGTCGCTCCCGACACGGGCGAGCGAGTCCTGGCCGTCGCGGCCGACGTGCGCAGCCGCACCGATGTGGACGCCCTGATCAGCGGGGCCGTCGATCGTTTCGGCGGGCTCGACGGCCTGGTCAACAATGCGGGCGGCTCTCGGATGGCTCCCCTGTGGGAGACCAGCATGGACGACTGGCACGACGAGTTCGACCTGAAGTTCGCCGGCGTCCTCAACACGATCGACGCAGCCCGCGAGCACCTCGGGCGGTCGGACGCGGCGTCGATCGTCAACATCAACGCGGTCCTCGCGCGGCAGCCGGAGACGCGATTGATCGCGACGTCGGCCGCCCGCGCGGGCCTGCTGAACCTGAGCAAGTCCCTGTCCTTCGAACTGGCGCCGCGCGTCCGAGTCAACTCGGTCCTGCTCGGCCTCATCGACACCGGGCAGTGGCAGCGGCGCTACGCCGCCTCCGAGGATCCGCGTCCCTTCGCCGAGTGGGAGCACGACATCGTGACCGACCGCGGCGTCGCGCTCGGCCGGTTCGGCCGCGCCGACGAGGTGGCGGGCATCGTCGCGATGCTCCTGTCGCCGCGGTCGTCGTACGTCACCGGCACCACCGTCGAGGTGGCCGGCGGCGTCTCGCGGTACGTCTGA
- a CDS encoding 3-oxoacyl-ACP reductase family protein produces MSTPERKSLQGRTVVVTGSGRGLGLAIARRVGEDGARVWITDIREDWGRAATEALVADGIDARFCALDVRSPESVDAMVAAVAADGPVYGLVNNAALADGVGGRAVHELPIEEWDRVLDVNLRGTFLVSRAVAPHLIDAGEGRIVTIGSDAQLYGSGKLCHYISSKGGVSALTRAMARDLGEYGITVNTVSPGLTESESAEKVPEHRHDLYRRNRALARSQQPADLVGAVAFLLGDEASYITGQELVIDGGFVFH; encoded by the coding sequence ATGTCGACTCCAGAACGCAAGTCTTTGCAGGGCAGGACCGTCGTCGTCACCGGCAGCGGTCGCGGCCTCGGCCTGGCGATCGCCCGCCGCGTCGGCGAGGACGGCGCACGGGTGTGGATCACCGACATCCGTGAGGACTGGGGCCGAGCCGCCACCGAAGCACTGGTGGCCGACGGCATCGACGCCCGGTTCTGCGCACTCGACGTGCGCTCCCCGGAGTCGGTGGACGCCATGGTCGCGGCCGTCGCCGCGGACGGACCCGTCTACGGGCTCGTCAACAACGCGGCCCTGGCCGACGGTGTCGGCGGTCGTGCGGTGCACGAACTCCCGATCGAGGAATGGGACCGCGTCCTGGACGTGAACCTGCGCGGCACGTTCCTCGTCAGTCGGGCCGTGGCTCCGCACCTGATCGACGCCGGCGAGGGCCGCATCGTGACGATCGGATCCGACGCGCAGCTGTACGGCTCGGGCAAGCTGTGCCACTACATCTCGTCGAAGGGCGGGGTGTCGGCACTGACCCGCGCGATGGCCCGTGACCTCGGCGAGTACGGGATCACCGTCAACACCGTCTCGCCCGGCCTCACCGAATCGGAGTCCGCCGAGAAGGTGCCCGAGCACCGGCACGACCTGTACCGCCGCAACCGTGCGCTGGCCCGCTCCCAGCAACCGGCCGACCTGGTCGGCGCGGTGGCCTTCCTCCTCGGTGACGAGGCCTCCTACATCACGGGCCAGGAACTCGTCATCGACGGCGGATTCGTCTTCCACTAG
- a CDS encoding cupin domain-containing protein: MDYQTADLAEYADSIILTRESRYEDWDALGFQTKAGEQFARAQIRYVGSGATGDHSNDTRTIKSQGFTFSNMLLPAGAEGPEHTHFDSEEAFFVLEGEIEVAVHRGTEIAKRKLGYRDMIVVPAGVPRSLKNVSDKPALFAVIIGTGKPQVPSYPETSVMHGITRD; this comes from the coding sequence ATGGATTACCAGACCGCCGACCTGGCCGAATACGCCGATTCGATCATCCTCACCCGCGAGAGCCGCTACGAGGACTGGGACGCCCTCGGCTTCCAGACCAAGGCGGGCGAGCAGTTCGCCCGCGCCCAGATCCGCTACGTCGGCTCCGGCGCGACCGGTGACCACTCGAACGACACCCGCACCATCAAGTCGCAGGGCTTCACGTTCTCGAACATGCTGCTCCCCGCAGGTGCCGAGGGCCCCGAGCACACCCACTTCGACTCCGAAGAGGCCTTCTTCGTTCTCGAAGGCGAGATCGAGGTGGCCGTGCACCGCGGCACCGAGATCGCCAAGCGCAAGCTCGGCTACCGCGACATGATCGTCGTCCCGGCAGGCGTCCCGCGCAGCCTCAAGAACGTCTCCGATAAGCCCGCCCTGTTCGCCGTCATCATCGGCACCGGCAAGCCGCAGGTCCCGAGCTACCCGGAGACCTCGGTGATGCACGGCATCACGCGGGACTGA
- a CDS encoding alpha/beta fold hydrolase translates to MNAPATGLKVRDEGTGPALVMLHGIGGSSATFDPQYDELGDRLRLIAWDAPGYGESEDPAAPLSMDDYADRVAALIEERCGAGGAHVLGMSWGGVIATRLALRRPDLIRGLVLGSSTVGSGATEAGAAAIRERAAEMAADPKKFAAARAARLVGEGASKKDVDAAAAAMLAAIRPAGYASAVESMAATDHTGDLSNIDLITLVMAGDRDEITGHEPAQVLAGGIPGAVYVMLRGAGHLANRDTPETFNAWLESFIQIAERLRNH, encoded by the coding sequence ATGAACGCACCGGCCACCGGACTGAAGGTCCGCGACGAGGGAACCGGACCGGCCCTGGTGATGCTGCACGGCATCGGCGGGAGTTCGGCCACCTTCGATCCGCAGTACGACGAGCTCGGCGACCGACTGCGCCTGATCGCGTGGGACGCACCCGGGTATGGGGAGTCCGAGGACCCCGCCGCACCGCTGTCGATGGACGACTACGCCGACCGCGTCGCCGCCCTCATCGAGGAGCGCTGCGGTGCCGGCGGCGCCCACGTGCTCGGCATGTCGTGGGGCGGTGTCATCGCCACCCGCCTCGCGCTCCGCCGACCCGACCTGATCCGCGGCCTCGTGCTCGGCAGTTCGACGGTGGGCTCCGGCGCCACCGAGGCGGGGGCCGCCGCCATCCGCGAGCGCGCCGCCGAGATGGCCGCCGACCCGAAGAAGTTCGCCGCCGCGCGGGCCGCCCGCCTGGTGGGTGAGGGCGCGAGCAAGAAGGACGTCGACGCGGCCGCCGCCGCGATGCTCGCCGCGATCCGCCCGGCCGGGTACGCGAGTGCCGTCGAATCGATGGCCGCCACCGACCACACCGGCGACCTGTCGAACATCGACCTCATCACGCTGGTCATGGCCGGCGACCGCGACGAGATCACCGGTCACGAACCGGCCCAGGTCCTCGCCGGCGGCATCCCCGGCGCCGTCTACGTGATGCTCCGCGGCGCGGGGCACCTCGCCAACCGCGACACCCCGGAGACCTTCAACGCCTGGCTCGAATCGTTCATCCAGATCGCCGAGCGCCTCCGCAACCACTGA
- a CDS encoding VOC family protein, with amino-acid sequence MNQPIASLRRLRSVELRTTACADSADFYTNVWGLRAVEQGDGQAWLRGTGQEHHVLQLTEADRNGLGRITFAVATPAEVDEAARRLEARNIPILAGPGPTGEISAGYGVSFVDHEGRVIQLLADALAVPALRQEEPVPVGVTHVVLNTVDIDASVAFYSDVLGMRVSDWSEHQMAFLRCNSDHHSIAFNQAEWASVNHVAYEMPTVDQFMRGIGRLRHNKILPLWGPGRHGPGDNTFSYFADPAGLVCEYTSGVAQVDEDRWLCRVWRRVPELSDTWGTAGPPSADVRSHMAGVPDAGAFDRHPELMGVAR; translated from the coding sequence ATGAACCAGCCGATCGCGAGCCTCCGACGGCTTCGCTCAGTAGAACTCCGCACCACCGCGTGCGCCGACTCCGCCGACTTCTACACCAATGTGTGGGGACTGCGGGCCGTGGAACAGGGTGACGGTCAAGCCTGGCTCCGCGGAACCGGTCAGGAGCACCACGTGCTCCAGCTGACCGAGGCCGATCGCAACGGCCTGGGACGGATCACCTTCGCCGTGGCGACCCCCGCCGAGGTGGACGAGGCGGCCCGTCGTCTCGAGGCCCGGAACATCCCGATCCTCGCCGGCCCCGGACCGACCGGCGAGATCTCCGCCGGATACGGCGTCAGCTTCGTCGACCACGAGGGCCGCGTCATCCAGCTGCTGGCCGACGCACTCGCCGTCCCGGCACTGCGCCAGGAGGAGCCGGTGCCGGTCGGCGTGACCCACGTCGTCCTCAACACCGTCGACATCGATGCGTCCGTCGCGTTCTACAGCGACGTCCTCGGCATGCGGGTCTCCGACTGGTCCGAGCATCAGATGGCGTTCCTGCGCTGCAACTCCGACCACCACAGCATCGCCTTCAATCAGGCCGAGTGGGCGTCGGTGAACCACGTCGCCTACGAGATGCCGACCGTCGACCAGTTCATGCGCGGCATCGGCAGGCTCCGCCACAACAAGATCCTGCCGCTGTGGGGGCCCGGTCGTCACGGACCCGGCGACAACACCTTCTCGTACTTCGCCGACCCGGCGGGCCTGGTCTGCGAGTACACCTCCGGCGTCGCCCAGGTGGACGAGGACCGCTGGCTGTGCCGCGTGTGGAGGCGCGTGCCCGAACTCTCGGACACATGGGGGACCGCGGGACCGCCGTCGGCGGACGTCCGCTCACACATGGCGGGTGTGCCGGACGCCGGCGCCTTCGACCGCCACCCGGAACTGATGGGAGTCGCACGATGA